A window from Drosophila miranda strain MSH22 chromosome Y unlocalized genomic scaffold, D.miranda_PacBio2.1 Contig_Y2_pilon, whole genome shotgun sequence encodes these proteins:
- the LOC117193062 gene encoding uncharacterized protein LOC117193062, protein MGVKLERTSTSQTPSAKKRKLVQNDVNELEIEHESTVPMLMDIAKELRDMNRQTRLNAQRTEANTDALLALGTQISDLIQQQLKERKRLNAIMEKFVLKIETTD, encoded by the coding sequence ATGGGCGTGAAATTGGAGCGCACTAGCACTTCGCAAACTCCATCTGCCAAAAAGCGCAAGCTGGTTCAAAATGATGTAAATGAATTAGAAATTGAACACGAGAGCACGGTGCCGATGCTAATGGACATTGCAAAGGAGCTGCGGGACATGAATAGACAAACTCGCTTGAACGCCCAGCGCACAGAAGCCAATACGGACGCGCTTTTGGCTCTAGGCACACAGATCTCAGACCTAATTCAGCAACAGCTCAAGGAGCGCAAGCGTCTTAATGCTATAATGGAGAAATTTGTTCTCAAAATCGAAACAACCGACTAA